TGTGTACTCCAGGCCTCCCCCATGGTCAGACACCCTGCCAACCATCTTTGTTATCACCCCTACCTACACCCGGCCAGTGCAAAAAGCTGAGCTGACCCGTCTGGCCAACACCTTCCTCCACGTGCAGAACCTGCACTGGGTGGTGGTGGAGGACTCTCCGCGGAGGACAAACCTTGTATCCAACCTGCTAGAGAAGGCTGGGCTCAACTTCACCCATCTCAATGTGGAGACACCCAAGAGTCTGAAGCTGGGTCTGTCTtggatcccatcccacacccCGAGGGGGACACTACAGAGGAACCTGGGGCTGCACTGGCTGAGGGACAGCTTCAGCAACACCGCACCACCAGAAGGCGTAGTCTACTTTGCTGATGATGATAACACCTACAGCCTGGAGCTTTTTGAGGAGGTAAGAGACATAAAATTACATGGGATAGAAAAGCAGGATAGAGCTGCAGAGCCTCTTAAGCCCAGTTGCACTTGCAAAGACCTCACCCATTCTATATGCAGTGGCAGCTGGGTATAAGGCAGATGCAAGCTAAAAGGGCAAAGAACATATTTGCCATGCTATAGGCTGCGGATGTGAACAGCCACTTACACATCATTGCCTCAGCTAGAGTTCTTCTTGCCAGGGACCACAGGATGTGTACCTCAGAATTTATACCTCTCCTCAGAGAGAGCGGACCTAATTTAAATAAGCACCAAAGACAAACTTCTGGCAAGGTGTAAATCTGCACTGTTGTAGGGGTGTGATGGTTAGGGGATGATGGAAGAGTTGTCTGACTTTCTATCCACCTTTACTCCTTGGCTGCCCTTCAGTTCTCAAAGTTCCAGCCACCACAACAGGGCTGTGCCTCTGGGATCACTGAAGCTTGCCCAGACTTCTGCTGGAGACCTGGCTTTTGTGAGATGCCAAGCCTATTGAAAATTTGCAAAAATCCAGTAAACTCTCTTGTCACCAATTTAAGCCAAACTGTACTAAGCCACTTGAAGAGCAGAATTATGCATCACAACATATTCCCAGTTTTCAGGGTTGTTAGGTCTCTGTTAAGATCATCCTTTTTTACTTACTTCCAGGTCCTTTCTGACAATTTCAATAAACCCCCACACTTCTAGGCAGTAGCCATGGATGGAAAAACAAGGCAGGAGGTAGGGGGAGAAATTGGAATAGATGAGGACAAAGATGAATCAGTCAGGGAGATTACTTGCATGAGTGTGAAGCTGGAGTGCGTGGAGTTGGTAATACAGAGCTAGAAGCTTGGTAAAAGTAGTATTTGGCATTTACGAAATTGATAAAATTCTACCATAACAAAAAGGTAAAAGTTCAAATAGGATGAGAAAACCAGAGGTTTTCATTCTTCTGCGGGAGTGAATGTGGGCACAGAAAAGCAGTGAGTTTGTTGTTCAGAGAATAACGTGCTAAGAATTTGCCTTGTGCCCGTGGAAGCTGTAGCTCTtcaagcagcagctcaggtgaACTAGAGCTTGTGCTGCCGAGAGCAGTGCGATTGCGTAGGAAGTCTGTGGGGGAGGACAGGTGCCAATGAAAGCAGAGGATGGTGCACTGACGGGTTGGGACAAACGTGGCGGGGTTGAATTCTCACAGCACTGTCTCTTTCTGGCACACAGATGCGCTACACGCGGCGGGTCTCGGTCTGGCCAGTGGCTTTCGTAGGGGGGCTGCGATATGAATCCCCAAAAGTGAGCCCAGCAGGGAAGGTGGTGGGCTGGAAAACCGTCTTTGACCCTAATCGTCCCTTTGCTATTGACATGGCTGGATTTGCTATCAGTATCAAGTTGATTCTGGAGAAGCCTCACGCCAGTTTCAAGCTGGAGGGAGTTAAAGGAGGGTACCAGGAAACAAGTCTGCTGAAGGATTTAGTGACTATGGATGGGCTG
This sequence is a window from Vidua chalybeata isolate OUT-0048 chromosome 2, bVidCha1 merged haplotype, whole genome shotgun sequence. Protein-coding genes within it:
- the LOC128784337 gene encoding galactosylgalactosylxylosylprotein 3-beta-glucuronosyltransferase 1-like codes for the protein MLRRRNLLTTLLIALPWALLLTLWHQYPTTHYLSLLRKETDENVTSKALLNGTSALREEVFPSCTRQQQSIGAAPKIIQNYVYSRPPPWSDTLPTIFVITPTYTRPVQKAELTRLANTFLHVQNLHWVVVEDSPRRTNLVSNLLEKAGLNFTHLNVETPKSLKLGLSWIPSHTPRGTLQRNLGLHWLRDSFSNTAPPEGVVYFADDDNTYSLELFEEMRYTRRVSVWPVAFVGGLRYESPKVSPAGKVVGWKTVFDPNRPFAIDMAGFAISIKLILEKPHASFKLEGVKGGYQETSLLKDLVTMDGLEPKAANCTKVLVWHTRTERPTLVNEGKRGFTDPRVEV